In Anopheles bellator chromosome 2, idAnoBellAS_SP24_06.2, whole genome shotgun sequence, the genomic stretch gcgcagcgcagcagagTGGCGCGTTACGAAAGAGTTACAATCCGGCCCGGGGAAGGAACAACATCGATGATGCTGCGCCGCAGCGCCACCAGCCCGAATGGGATGCCCGATGCACGGTGCCAGCGAATCCGgtgccgcgtgccgcgtgTGGAAAcagctgctgtttgtttgcttttggtgACGAAAAGCAATTGTTTTGCTTACGAACTTCGGGTTGCGCGCAGTTCCGTTGCCGTGCTGGCGCTTCTCATaccacccgcacacacacgcacgcacacatacacaagcactACTCTTGGCGACACTCTCCGTTGCGGTCCTGTGCGTCGATTTTCACGTCTTCTTCGCAGCGGCGGTGCGGTCACTGCATTTTATACGGATGCTTCTGCCACTAAAAACGCGCCACACTTTGCACAACCGTGTCCCCGACTGATTGCGTCCCGATCTTGTTGGTAGTTGCTGGCGGTGTTCTTTCAGTGATTTGGGTGAATGTTCGCTTCGTGTTTTTTGCACTATTTTACACCTAAAGTTTGCCGAATGAAATGAACGAGAAAACTCTGCAGAAggcggaagagagagagagagagagatacatGAGTGAGACGGAAAGGCGTCTATAAATAATACGCAGAAGGATGCGAGCGCGCGCCGTGCAGAGATAACCGGAGGCGAACGGGAGGAAAACCTCATCGAGACGACCGCTTGACCTCGTGACGGATCCGGTGGCGGGGGGGCAGTAAATCAGTGGGCTGCAAATTTCCGCGACCCCCGCACCGGTCACGTTCCTCCACGAAAGAGATGTCAAAAGTATCCTCCACATAAATCAACCGCTCCGGGCCAAGCCGAAACCTGTGCCAACTACGATGATGTTGCTCTCGGTGTGCGGTGGGGTTGCGGATTGCACTGCGGTTGGGGAACAGAGCGGTTGAAGGCCAATTAAAAGAATAATAATGCGACACCCGGGTTgcaatgaaacaaacagagcccccccccaaaaaaaacgcttcTCTGGCCCATTAATGCGCTCGTGGTTTGATTAGTTCATTCATTTGAGCGCAACGTTCATCGCGCGCGGGGGGCCGTCGATCTCAGGCAGCCGTGGAAAATTCTCCCATATTTCACAGCACTCATTTTCCCACACAAGCACAGCACGCTCATATGCCACTTTGCAGTGGTGGCTCCGCTATAGGACGGATACACGCAAACACTGGCACGAGCGATTGTCCACTCCGCGCGGTAACCCGTTTTTCATCGATTCCCTGCGAAGAGTGAAGCGAAGTGGTATTTTCCGTATTTCCAGCTCTCTCCCGGCACAGcggcacaccaacaccagcgcaCGCTTTGCACACGTGCTCACCGTCCCACCATCTGCCAGTTAATTGCGACAGCACCAACAAAGAGGCAAGGACCGCTTTTCCTGCGTTGAAAGAAAAGATCGCCCAGTGTGTGCTGagatcggtgtgtgcgtgattcGAGTAgcgcgagtgagagaaagTCGGAGCGAAAAGTCGAGTGCGTCGCGGGAGATGAcaagtagcagcagcagcagcagcagcagcggaagtagtagtagtagtgatgggaaaaatggcATCGTGATGATGGTAGTTAAAAATACggtccctctctcgctctctctcgcgtggtgaaaattttccgcttttcccgTGCACCCGGGGCGGCCTCGGCGGTTCATTTCGCtgtcgccgttttttttctccttcgcaACAGCGCAACGCTCACCACAAGCGCCTGTACAACAGTCAACAATTAGCATTGTATGTATCGGAGCCCTCCCGATCGGAGTAAgctttgccgtttttttgtttgctgctccACTAGGGCCTGCTTGGACTTTGCCCTTTCAATGATGAGTTTTCGGTCGGGCTCGCTACGCCCGTAATCCGATTCGCATATCTCTGGATGGTTCTTATCCTTCCGCACGAGCTTATCACGAGCCCCCATgcgtgcacacatacacacagacgcacaccgTAACCCGGAACGAAAAGATGATCGATTGAGTGAGCGAAACAATGGCGGGGAGCGGGGTCCAGGATGTTGCCTCACAAATACACACCGCACCGatggcacgcacgcacgacgaAAGTGGCACATTCCGCAATATTATTCCATTTTTCAGATTTTCCACCATGGAAGTGGTCCGCAGTGTGgtccaccaccagcggttTGACAGCGTTTGCCTTTGGGGAGCGCGCGCCGCGCTCCGGTGGAgctcgttctctcgctcgccgtAGGGGAACTCATTTTCCGTCACTTTCGAGCGTTCACGCTgcccttgctgctgctgctggtgctgctgctgctggtgttgctaGTGTCATCTTTTCCCAGGACGCAGCACtctcaccggaccggactctggctggctggctgacgacCGCATGAACATAGCAGGCGGGGGGGAGGGAGCAACGCAACGGTTGGAAGGGTCCCCCCCCAGGCGGATGACGAAAGGGACATTTCATCGCATTCCTGCACGGTGTTGCGAGGGCGCGCGTTATGCCCTTTCTTCCTCCCTATTGCTTAATTGACTTAGACCGAATGCGGTCAGGTGTGCGCCCCGCgttccgtgtatgtgtgcaggAAAATTGGATTTCATTAGATGCTGTCCCCCGGGCGGCGCTGGTagacggaaaatgaaaaagccATTACGCCAATGACTCGACGACATCCAGGACACCAGGAAGAACAGGTTCCTTTGGGGCTAGAAAACACTCCACAGAAAGCgtacgcacacaaacaaacaccagacAGGCTGCCAAATTGATAAAGGCACGGCTCTAAAACGCGCGGCTTGCTACGATACGCTCCAGTCACAAACTCCGCGGGGTGCCCTGGACGACCACTGGCCACTGCTCCCCGGGGCTGGGGCTGTGCGGAGTTTTCCGACTCACGGACGACCTTTTTCTCGCAAGCGATTGCCTCGGTCTGTACCTTCTGCTTGCGGACAGACCTGTTTTGGAGGCGACCGCggttcaccgtcgtcgtcgtcgtcgtcgtcggcagctACTaccgcaccagcaccactaCCGAAACCCAGCTCTACTACTACCACCGTTTCGGTTGGAGCACCTCAGAAACACAcgagcacgcacgcacggttcGTACTGCTGCACTAGTTGATAATCGTGGAGCTGGCGCGATGGAATGTCAAAGcacactcgctctctcgctcgctctatctctctctctctctctctctcggtgccaATTGGGGGGCCTTTCCtgcgctctttctctcgctcatCGTGATCTCTCCGCCATCTTCTCTCCGTTCTCTCATTCTCTCGCTCATTTTCTTCAATGGCTTCGCAACCCATTGCGAACCACAGCacaagccccccccccccgcccccccccacGCACTGTTTCATGGGCAGAGAAAAGGCaacccgctctctctctctctctctctctctcgccgtcgCTGTCAGATTTTGCTTTCTAATCAGCTCATCTCATCTCACCGCTCACGCGAGTGACCATCGCTTATCGCTTGGCCGTTTCGTCGTCACCGTTGTtgcccagccagcccaccAACTCTCTTACCCTTTGAAGGGCATTATGTGGGGGCTGCGCCGTGGAATGCCTTCTGGAAAGGACGGCCGGTCCGCGGCCCACGGCAGATTGCAGATTCTGCAGGACAGCTCGCGATTTGTTGCTTCGGCCTCGATTCGGCGGTGAGATGAGATCATCCCCCGTGCTCATGATGCGGGTGCTGCTTACGCGATGATAAGCGCCTGGACCTTTACGCAGGGCGTGAGTTTCATTCGGAAACTGGAGCAAAACGGGGCCCTTTCACAGCGACCAAGGGGCGATGTGCACACACAAATctcacactcacgcacgcCGTCATGGAGCccccgccccccacccccccgcgACAGAGTGGCCGCGAGGGATTAGCGCACACATACGTGGACGCACCGCGGAGCTCTGTACGCGCGGCTGCCGATCGGTGGTGTGTCCAAGGGTGTTTAACGATTTTTGTGCCTGCGGAACTACGGAGCTTCGATTATCGcgccgtcggccaccgtgaGGTTGGACTCTTGACCACGAAGATGCtccccgaaaacggaaaaaaatgagGACGCAAACGAAACACCACGGACCGCGAGCCCTAAGGGTTCGGACTGTTGGACGGCGCTTTTTTGCCAGCGCAAGGGGCAAGGGGCGAACTCAATATACGCAGCGCAGCGAGACACGCAAGGAACGGGATCTTGGACGGAGATTTTATAATacgtacacacacacgcacgcacacacaggcataCGGACACGCGACACGGGTCGGTGCGGGAATGTCCACTTTTCGTTCCAAAAGGGTTGACTTCGCTTCACTTGCCACACACAGATCCGGAGGTCGGTTCGCGTTTCGGATGATCTGCGGAATTCGCCTCTAATGGCTCGCGCGTTCCTCGCGCTTTACCTTCTATGCTCGCGGagtttcgttctctctctgcGCGGAGCTCGATTTTCAGTGGGGCatcttggttttttttttcgctgctcaCCAAGCCCCCCAAAAATGTGTCGAATCAACTCAACGCGGGGAGCCACTCCGGAATACACCGGGTGTtgtgtctcgctcgctctcgcactcGCCAGTGCGCGCGGTAGAGCGAGAGGGCGACAACTCACAGCGCAAGAAAGAGCGAGAACCGTGAGCCCGCTCTCTCACCTCGGTGAGATCgatacccgaacaaaaaaatcgctcaatttttcatttttctagccgcggatttcgagtcgtgagatgccccctctcagtatggcggttttaccggagtaaAGGAGTTCTGTGCAAATTGTACCGGTAAAATGTATGGGAGTGAGCGCCTTATACCGCTATCCTGGACCCTTATAACgttaaaaatcgtatgggcgccgtgagcgttttcccctacatttttattctctcttcccctcatcccatacaccctctcaatgaactgtcaaatcgttctgctgttgtaaacaaagtgttgcatttattcagttttttacaacaacgatttttgaacaattgtttcacttttctatatggcactgttttttggcaaatgtttagcactgcgttgtcgctttcgatattccgcttgcatcgtcgtatcgttcgctccatcgtaatcgtccgctgtgttgtcggcattcaatagcaggatgacactttgttccatttcatggtcggctgaaaatgtaaacaaatgcggtttacttttacgatttagaagtaaatacctctcaagaaatgcttcccgatgcttaaatttacttaccgaaataagcaacagcttagaattcactattaaacattatttttacaccaatatttgaacctcttcgaattgcttgcgtcgtgcgtcgtacgttttgtatgaaactaagtttctaacagtttggcgttggagtgccggactggatgctacatgagcgtgacagagacaaaaaagttgttcggtgttgcgctttctttctggcctttggtgagaaacgaatcggcgctcagatatttcatctcagtatggaaaatgtgagtgacttttttgttcgggtaaaGCTGCGTGAGTGGCTGCTCACGTCCGCTCACGGCTGTCATCCGTGAGTGGCATCGCGAAATCGCGCGATTGCGCAAAAGTGTTGCTCAATTCGCGGTGTCAGTCGGCCGCCATATTggcaaaaatatttcaaatatttaaactcaacgtttgccttttttgctttcccagATACCGGCAGACACGGTACAGCTCGAGGCGCATCCGGAAGCGCGTCATCTTCAAGCAGGGCGACTGCAATGTGATCCAGGGCAATATGGCCAAGCGGCGCCGTCGGTACTTGCAGGTGagtccggtggccaacggtcgCTTTGAACGCGCCGCGGCAAAGTGGAATGCACCTTACGCGGGTGTGCTTTATCCTTGCAGGACATATTCACCACGCTGGTGGACATTCAGTGGCGCTGGACGCTGTTCGTGTTCGCGTGCTCCTTCATCCTCAGCTGGCTGGGATTCGGCGCTATCTGGTATCTGATAGCCCTCAGCCACGGCGATATTCAAGCGGTCGGTGGTGAGTTCGGCGTCGGGTGCCCGGCCCACGAAGTTCTGCCATTAATTCGGAGTTCTCATTGCAGATGAAAGCCACAAACCGTGCGTGACGTACATTTACGGATTCACCTCAGCGTTCCTGTACTCTCTCGAAACCCAGCATACGATAGGTAACGGATCGGACGGTTCTTGCGAACGATCTGCCTAACGATCGCGACTCGTTTCAGGTTATGGCAATCGGTACATCACCGAAGCGTGCCCGGAGGGCATCTTCATCCTCGCCCTGCAGAGCATCACCGGGGTGTTCATTCAAGCATTTATGGTCGGCATCGTGTTTGCGAAGCTGTCGCGCCCGAAGAAGCGTGCCCAGACGCTGCTGTTCTCGAAGAACGCCGTCATCTGCCACCGGGACGGGGTGCCCTGTTTGCTGTTCCGGGTCGGCGATATGCGCAAGAGCCACATCATTGAGGCGCACGTGACGGCCCAGATCATCCGGCGGAAGGTGAGTCAAGAGATTCCGGCGGTGACCGTTAATTGATCCCCGATCCGATTCCGTCGCAGACTACCAAAGAGGGGGAGATACTACCGTTCTACCAGCAAAACATGGAGGTGAGCTGCGACGGTGGTGACGATCGTCTGATGTTCATCTGGCCAACGATCGTGGTGCACAAGATCGATCGCGACAGCCCGCTGTACAGCTTGTCCGCCCAGGATATGCTTCGGGAGCGGTTCGAGATCGTCGTAATGCTCGGTGAGTAGTGAATGATTCGTAGACTGACCGCCCCCCCTAATCCTGTCCCCTTTTTGGCTCCCCCACAGAGGGTGTGGTGGAATCGACGGGCATGACGACACAGGCGCGCAGCAGCTACCTGCCGTCGGAGATCCTTTGGGGCCACCGCTTCGAGTCGGTCGTATCGTTCAAGCGCGAAACGGGCGAATATGAGGTAGGGCGGGTCCTTATCCCAACCACTGAACGCACCGTAACTCTTGGGTCCTTGGTTCGCAGGTCGACTACACGACGTTCAACGATACGTACGAAGTGGATACGCCGCTCTGCAGTGCCCGCCAGCTGCACGACGTGAAGAAGGAGCTCAACAAACAGAACGGAGTCGATGGTAAGCTCCGCAACGGTGGTACCTCAAGCCTCATCGATTCTAAACCCGTGATCCCTTCCCATTAGGGTCTTCCGAAAGTGATGAATCTGATAGCTCGTCGGTGGATAATGGATCGGCGGATCGCAAGAACTCGCTCAGCAATGGCTACCTACGCTTTGCGCCCGTCTATTGCGGCCAGCAGGCGGGCGACCAAGTGGCGCTAAACATAGCACCAGCGGACCCGGCCACGCTTCCCCCGACGGACCAAACGCAGACCGCGCCATCGCCCGGTTCCGAACGCAAAAAGACTCCTCGGAAGCTGTCCATCAAAGAGCCCTCGATGGATTCGCTCTGCTAGCACCCGAACCCCGGGCTCAAATCGATCAAACGGTAATAATAAACGGGGGACCGCGTGTGTGGATGGGAGCACGTACGGGTTTGATTCGGTCGGGTTGTCGCCGGCGCCCGCTTATCGTCCCCATTAACGGACGGGTGTTAATCCGCAACGATACGACGCGAGATACGACACCATCAGCTGTTACTGATCTCATTTTGCCAATGTCAAGTGCACGGGCTGTCACCCCGCGGCGATCGGAGCAtaaagggcgcgcgcgcccgcgaatTTGAATGACGGTTTGTTCGACCGTAGAAATTACACTGCAAATTACCATATTACGCGGCAGTCAACTCGCTGAGGTGCTTTTGCCTGTTTTTAGATCCCGCGGACAATACGCGGATAATTATGTACGTGTTTGCGCATTTTAAACAAACCCACCCGACACACGGCCACGCGGGTAATGAGCCGCGACACCGGAGGAGCACCGCAAAAAATCGCACTAATTAGTGTGTTCGCATCAGCATCGGAAGTAGTTCAGGAAATTCGGAAATAACcgccgagccgccgccgccgccgaaacaattgaaacatcTGTCCGCTCGGGGCCCGGATGAGCATTTGCATACTCGGCAGGCAGGGCAGGAACTGGGTAATTGGCATTGGGGTTTGGAACGCCGGCCGCCTAAGGGACACAATAAATCTTCCGCGCAATTTGGCCGTTGCATCGCCAGACCGTGACCTCCGTTCCCTACGGAGATACGGATGTTTCTGATTCCAAGGAAGCTTTTCCCTTGGCAATATGTCCAACTAGCGCGATCTAGACCTCGGGCGGCACTTTAGACACGGGGGCGATCCGTGCCCGGCTGGCCGTTTGATTATGtaagggagagaaaaatggaataattaCCGGTCCATCGAGAacggttcgtcgtcgtcatttgTCATCGGGCACGCCGGTCGCATCGGTGCGCACGTGCGTATGTGGgttgttccggtggccacggtaCGAAACTGCATCGCACAGCGCGTCCCGTTACGGCGACGATCATTACATAAACACTGCACATACCGGTAGCGTGAGTAATGCCAGATAACGCCAGATCGGCCGGGGGCAGATCGTGGCGACCGCGTGGCGATCGTGCGCAAATCACGGCACACTCTGATCTCTGTTCTCATTTGTTTTGGAAATCGTTTCGATCAAACGGCGCAATCAGCTGATGCGCGCGCTGGCACGGAAGTCGGCCATATTATTCAATCATCGCTGAAGGTCTAGGCAAGGTCCAGCCGACTCCTTCGACGGATTGGGGACCACGTTCGCCATTGACCGCGGTTAGCGACCGACCCCGCTTGGCCGCAAGTGGATTAAACTAGACAATTCGATTGACATTTGCCTTCGTTTAGCGTACGCGAGACCGCAGCCCGCTGAAGGTTCTGTGGCCGGGGTGCTCTGCGTCCGCGATGATTCCGCGCGCTGGCCGGAGGTGTCGCCCGGGATGAtggtgatttaattaaatcgcAGCCAAGTGTCAGAACAAAAGGCCCCCCCGAAGAGGGGTGGTCTTCGggctgcggccaccgccatgATGGGTTTCAACGGTCGGTGCGAGATTAGCAGCGCGGTCCGGTCGGGTCTCTCGGCCCGGTGACAACAATTGACTCTGCTCTAAATTAGTCGATCTTGGGGTTGAGTTGGGGCTGGGTTGACACACCGGGGGTTGTTTTAGCAGCGACTGGACCCGACGAGGGCCAGACAATTCGGGACACACTCGCGTCAGTGCGATCTGTCCGGTCGAAGTAGACGCATCGGTAGGCCAACGTGGGTCCCgtcactggctggctgtggtCCGTGCGTGACTCGGTGACCTACTTGGCCTGGGCTCCAAGTGATCTACCCAGAGTAGCAGCCCTAAGTCAAGGTTAAGAGGCGGCCCGACCTCAACCGGGGGCCCTTCAGGTTCAGTGTCAGAAGTGGTATCCGTTATGCAATTGTCCGCTCCCCCATAAGTGACCGtctgcccgtgtgtgtgcggtgtgcgaaAACAGACCTCCGTAGCGGCCGTAGGGAGGAttataattgaatttaattaatttgaaaattactCTCCTCCGTAGCTCCGTGTGTtcgcggatcggatcgcgcgCGGATGATGGAACCGTTCTCGTGCTGTGCCGCGCAGTTGCGGTCGACAGGGCGGGCTTGCTGACACGGCGGTCCACGTGTGTTTTCTGGGCCAAACTTTGTCTGATTTTATCTTCATCCGATTCCCAGTTCTTACGCGCGCCCGTTGTGCCCAgcccagagagagagttagtCAAAAAGACAGAGTGTGGCGTGCGTGGCCAGGGAATTGTCCTGGGCCcgatccgttcgttcgtggtAGGTGAAATGAATCCTGTCTGTTTTTA encodes the following:
- the LOC131208639 gene encoding G protein-activated inward rectifier potassium channel 3-like, yielding MFDQLPGQWKGVTRSIGTVMSRNWKQCLARASIAIDNDKWAQASSTEPDWHEETHKYRQTRYSSRRIRKRVIFKQGDCNVIQGNMAKRRRRYLQDIFTTLVDIQWRWTLFVFACSFILSWLGFGAIWYLIALSHGDIQAVGVLIADESHKPCVTYIYGFTSAFLYSLETQHTIGYGNRYITEACPEGIFILALQSITGVFIQAFMVGIVFAKLSRPKKRAQTLLFSKNAVICHRDGVPCLLFRVGDMRKSHIIEAHVTAQIIRRKTTKEGEILPFYQQNMEVSCDGGDDRLMFIWPTIVVHKIDRDSPLYSLSAQDMLRERFEIVVMLEGVVESTGMTTQARSSYLPSEILWGHRFESVVSFKRETGEYEVDYTTFNDTYEVDTPLCSARQLHDVKKELNKQNGVDGSSESDESDSSSVDNGSADRKNSLSNGYLRFAPVYCGQQAGDQVALNIAPADPATLPPTDQTQTAPSPGSERKKTPRKLSIKEPSMDSLC